A window of Aeromicrobium duanguangcaii genomic DNA:
GGTCAACCTCGAGACGGGCGGCTACGAGGTGCTCAACGCCGGTCATCCGCCGGCCATGCACTGGAAGCGCGACCAGAAGGAGTGGGTCGTCTCGGGCGCCCGCGGCCTGGCGCTCGGCATCATCGACCGGCCCGAGTTCCACGGCACCTCCGGCGTGATCGAGCCGGGCGAGGCGCTGATGTTCTACACCGACGGCGTCGTCGAGACCCGCACCCTGGACCTCTCCGTCGGGGTCGAGTGGCTGCGTGGCGCCGCGGCGATCGCGATCTCCCAGGAGATGGCCGGCGCGCCGCGCCGCATCCTGGACCAGACCGAACCGGGCGAGGACGATCGCGCGGTGCTGATCCTGCACCGGCTCCCGCGATGACCGAGACCCCGATCTGGCCGTTCTACGCGACCTGCGCCCTCATCGTGCTGGCGGGGGTCTTCATGATCACCAGCACGGACAGCCAGCCCGCGGGCCGGGTTCTCGTGGTCTTCGGCGTGGTGAGCATCGTCGGCTCGCTCGTGCGGACGGCGGTCGACCGCTTCCGCGGCCGGGACCACTGAGTGGAGCGGACGACGAGATTCGAACTCGCAACATCCTGCTTGGAAGGCAGGGACTCTAGCCATTGAGTTACGTCCGCGTGGCGCCGAAGCGCCAGCACCATGATGCCACAAACACCCGGCGCGCTTCGAGTCAGCGGGCGGTTCGCGCGTCGGGCGTGGTCGAGATGACCAGGTCCGCGGCGGCGGGGGTGCGGTCGGTCGTGACGTACTCCTCCTCCTGGGCGGCCCACACGTCCCACCACGGCTCGTACGTCTCACCGTCGCGGGCCAGCGCGCGGCGGCGTCGCTCCGTCTCGTCCGCCTCCAACCACACCAGGTGGCTCAGGAACGGTCGCAGCGGCAACGCGCCCGCGCCGACACCCTCGATGATCAGGTCGGGGGTGGGCCGGACGGTCAGCCAGCGCCCGGGCCGGTCGGCCGCCCAGTCCCACAGGCGAGCGCGGCCCGCCTCGCCGATCGCCAGATCGGCCAGCAGGGCACGCACGATCGCCGGGGTCTGCGCGAGGCCGTGCCAGCCGGGGTAGAGCCGCTCGAGGTGCAGGATCGGGGCCCCGGTCAGGTCCGACAGGTCGAGGGCGAGGGCCGTCTTGCCGGCTCCGCTGCGCCCGTCGATCGCGACCACGCGGGTCGTCCCGCAGGCGGGCGCGCGCAGGAGGACCTGCTCGGCCAAGTGGGTCGCGGGGCTGGAGGGTTCCACTGGATCGACGCTAACCTGCTCGCCCCGACGTTGCCAGAGCGCAGGCGGGTTACGTTGGGCCCATGGAGCCCGTCCACGTCCGACTCTTCGCCGCCGCCCGCGAGGCCGCGGGAACGTCCGAGACGTCGCTCGAGGTGGCCACACTCGGCGAGCTGCTCGACGGTCTGGCCGACCGGTTCGAGGACCTCGGTCCGGTGCTGACCCGGTGCTCGGTGCTGGTCGAGGGGATCCGCACGACCGATCGGGCGACCGTGCTGCCGCCGGGCCTCACGGTCGACGTGCTGCCCCCGTTCGCCGGCGGCTGAGTCAGCCGCCGATCGCGCTCATCGGGCGCTTCGGCTGGACGAAGGTCGGCGAGTCGATGCCGTGCCCGGCACGCTTCGCGGCGATCGAGGACTCGAAGATCCGGGCGAGGTCGGCGTCGGTCCCGCCGCCGCGCAGCACCGGGACGAGATCGGACTCGTCGCGCGCGAAGAGGCAGTTGCGCACGTGCCCGTCGGCGGTGATCCGGATGCGGTCGCAGGCCGCGCAGAACGGAGCGGTCACCGAGGCGATCACGCCGACCGTGGCAGGTCCGCCGTCGATCGTCCAGAGGTCGGCGGGGGAGGAGCCCCGGCCGGCCACCGGCTCGAGGTCGAACCGCGTGCGCAGGGTCTGGAGGATCTCGGCGCCCGGCACCATGGCGGCCCGGTCCCACGTGTGACCGGCGTCGAGCGGCATCTGCTCGATGAACCGCATCTGGGCGCCCGCGCCCCTCGCGAACTCGACCAGGTCGACCAGCTCGTCGTCGTTGACGCCGCGCATGGCGACCGCGTTGAGCTTGAGCGGCGTGAACCCGGCCTCGCGGGCGGCCTCGATCCCGGCGAGGACGTCGCCCAGGCGATCGCGCCGGGTCAGCGTCGCGAACCGCTCGGCGTCGAGCGTGTCGATGGAGATGTTGAGTCGCGTCAGGCCGGCCTCGCGCAGCGGCACGGCCAGCTCGGCCAGGCGCAGGCCGTTGGTCGTCATCGAGACCTCGGGGCCCAGTGCGGCCAGCCGGCGGACGACCTCGACCGCGTCCTTGCGCACGAGCGGCTCGCCGCCGGTCAGTCGGATCGTGGTGACGCCCAGCGACACGCAGACGCGAGCGACGCGCTCGATCTCGTCGGTCGTGAGGATGCTGTCGCGCTCGATCCACGGGACGCCCTCGGCGGGCATGCAGTAGGTGCAGCGCAGCGAGCACTTGTCCGTGAGGGAGATCCGCAGGTCGCGGTGGACCCGGCCGAAGCCGTCGACGAGGCTCACAGTCCGACCCAGCCGCTCCGGCCACCGGCATCGGTCTGGCGCTTCCAGATGGGGACCTCGGTCTTGATCAGCTCGATCAGGGCCCGGGTCGACTCCAGCGCCTCGCGCCGATGGGCGGCACTGCTGGCGACGACGACGGCGACGTCGCCCACC
This region includes:
- a CDS encoding MoaD/ThiS family protein codes for the protein MEPVHVRLFAAAREAAGTSETSLEVATLGELLDGLADRFEDLGPVLTRCSVLVEGIRTTDRATVLPPGLTVDVLPPFAGG
- a CDS encoding nucleoside/nucleotide kinase family protein codes for the protein MEPSSPATHLAEQVLLRAPACGTTRVVAIDGRSGAGKTALALDLSDLTGAPILHLERLYPGWHGLAQTPAIVRALLADLAIGEAGRARLWDWAADRPGRWLTVRPTPDLIIEGVGAGALPLRPFLSHLVWLEADETERRRRALARDGETYEPWWDVWAAQEEEYVTTDRTPAAADLVISTTPDARTAR
- the moaA gene encoding GTP 3',8-cyclase MoaA, with translation MSLVDGFGRVHRDLRISLTDKCSLRCTYCMPAEGVPWIERDSILTTDEIERVARVCVSLGVTTIRLTGGEPLVRKDAVEVVRRLAALGPEVSMTTNGLRLAELAVPLREAGLTRLNISIDTLDAERFATLTRRDRLGDVLAGIEAAREAGFTPLKLNAVAMRGVNDDELVDLVEFARGAGAQMRFIEQMPLDAGHTWDRAAMVPGAEILQTLRTRFDLEPVAGRGSSPADLWTIDGGPATVGVIASVTAPFCAACDRIRITADGHVRNCLFARDESDLVPVLRGGGTDADLARIFESSIAAKRAGHGIDSPTFVQPKRPMSAIGG